A window of Limanda limanda chromosome 4, fLimLim1.1, whole genome shotgun sequence genomic DNA:
ACACAAATCCAGCCTCCCTCTGAGCTGAACACCTGGTCAGgagataaacaaaaacacatcgtTATCAATTATGGTGtattcatttgattttaaacGAAACAATCTTAGTGAGAGAGATTTCTAACCTTGACCATGGCGGCCTCTATAGAACAGTCTGGGAGTCCTGGCCTGTCCATCATCCCTGCTGTCAGGTACGCCATGCTCTCCATAACAAAGGCATTGAGAGCCATCAAAGCAAACTTCTCCTGCagtaacaaacacaaactaattcTCTTCTGAGACTGAGAGGTGAAGGTTGTTCACTTGATTCCTGTGGGAGGAAAGTGGACTGTACCTGAATCATACCGAAGTCACTCAGGCTTTTGTTAAACTGCTTCCTGGTTGCTGCGTACTCAGAGCTCAGTTCTACAGAGAGTCAGACGTAGACGATGTCAGACTTAAGACATTTTACTAATCACACACAAGCTCTAATTCAATTATCTTGTACAGGGTTTTTTACCTATGAGCTTTTTAATCATCCCAGCTGAAGAACTTCCCATACTGAACCTCCCCGAGTTCAGGATGTTCATGGCAATCTGTCCAACACAAAGCAAATGTTCACATACCCTTACAGATACACTGTACAGCATGTTGTGTTGAGGACAGTATGAAGCTCACCTTGAATCCACCTCCTATTTCTCCGATTACATTCTCTATTGGCACTGGGACATTGTCAAAGGACACTTCACACGCTGGACGGAAGAAAAAAGCACAAACTCAAACTATGAGAAAGTAGGGAATGCACTGTAATTATCAGGGTCGAGAATAATATGCTCTCTTTTATCATtccaataaatacatttgagcCGATAAATAGACCCTGTATAATGCAGTTACCATGTGAAGAGTCAgaattgttgtttgttgtaGGTTAGGTCAGAGCTATGGAATAATGAATCATCCACCTATGCTCACTAAATCTGAGCCTTTCTTAAATTTAAAAGaccttttaaaatacaaaaatgtgagattattgattattggtATCAGTATCGGTAATATTGGTTATCGGGGtcgcttgaaaaaaaaaatccatattgtGAATCCCTAAGTGAAGGTTCTCATTCTTCTATTCAATCTTGAGGAGAACTCACTGTTGGAGCCTCTGATGCCCAGTTTGTCCTCAGGCTTGCCGCTGGTGATCCCCCCGAAAGCTCTCTCCACGATAAATGCAGAAATCTTATCTTTCTTCACGCCATCTACTGTCACCTCCGTCCTGGCAAACACCGTCATGATTTCTGCCATCCCTCCATTTGAAATCCAGATCTGAGAACACAAATGAAAAGGATGAACAGAGGAGCTTCAGAGTTTAATAATGGAGGAACAGGGTGGGAGTACTTCACGGTTGATTAGATTAGATAGGAAAGATGTTTTACTTTAGAGCCGTTGATCAGGTAATGTTTCCCGTCTTCTGACAGGGTGGCTCGGGTCTGAATGGAAGCTGCATCACTTCCACTGGAATGAAGATAAGAGTGTAAGTGGATCTAATGCTGAGACACGAAGTACAGATGCTATCACACAGTGCTCTGTGATTGGATGGAAGGAATCGTTTTGATTCTTATAAAGTGACTCCTCAAACCGGTCAATATTCCACTACTGCTATTTACTTTTTCCAGGTCTAGTGACTCTGATCAACAATATAATTTAAACTAATTCCTGTTTCTTATTAAATCCTAGATACAATTACCTGGGTCTATGGCATCCTGGCATTTACATAAGTAGGATGAAGCCATATATTGAAAACTTGTATCCTCTAATTAGgttatttttgtattcttacttttttaactttctttcaacaaattgaataaaaagaGACAATACATTTCACTTTCACAAGTACCTATACCAACcgaaaaattaaattataaacacaggagacagaaaaaaaccccaatgaaaataaaaatgtatgaattagtGAGATGAGAGTAAAGAGGTCCAATTAAACCAGTAATTAAGTTTAGTTCCAGCCCTCTACAATGGAGCAATAAGTAAAATAAGGGAAACGTTGCCCATTTATGTCGTTACtggagtctcatgtctcatcatTGTGGGGAAGGCTGATAAATCATTAGTATTTTATGACCAAACTCTCCACAGTTGTTATTTCTCATTGTAATGTTCACAGAGGTTTTATTCTGCTCCCTCCAAGGAAATTATCTCCGAGAACATTTCAATCCAGAGACTGACAGTCTAATTATCATACTTGTTACTTTTCAAATAATCGAATTAATTATATGATATTATGAATTGATgtcagaaaaatgtaaaatttgttTAATATACGAATATTTCTACGTGTAGCCTGCTTTATTTTGTCTGTAATATCGTGCTTCACCCACAACCACAGCAACTGACACCTACTGAACCCTCATTAGGAGGCACAATTATTCATAATCCTATGGTGTCCTAGAATGGGAAATGTCAGACTCCACAGGGAATTCACTTAgtcctcacctccacctcctgttATTTGCATATATGTTGTTACATGAGGCCCTACACATCACTGTGTCTGCAGAGGGACATTGCAAACAAGCTGTATTTGAGCTGTCAGTGTCTTTACCTGCCAGGCTCTGTCAGACAGAAAGCAGCGACGTTTTCCCCAGTGGCCAGGGTGGGTAAATACTTCTGCTTCTGGGCTTCGGTCCCTGCGATCAGGATCCCCTGAATCACACAGAGCAGTCACAGACCTCATGTAATGTTTCAACTGCTGCTGTAGTTATGAACTAAAACCACATCACAGACATGGAAAGTAGATATTTAgcctctcttttatttttaccttcAGTCCGATGGCTTGATGTGCAGCCAGTGTTACAGCAATGGAGCCGTCTAATGAGGTGATCTCTGCCAGTCGTGCATACATGGTGTTGGACAGTCCGAGGCCccctgggaggagaagaggagacacagCCTTCAGTCTGAGTCATGACATGACTGCAGGATTGATTTCTAATATTTGTGTGAGGCATAAAGATAAAGAAAGGCTCTGGTTTCATTCATCTCATCTAACTCCCCTCAAGaaagcacacaaacatgtcGATGTTTTCCACCAAAACCAAAAGAAGCAGTCATGATATTGACAATGCTGCACGCTGATCCACGCCTGTCAGAGCGTAACAGAAACACTGGCTGTGTGGAgtgcaggaaaaacacaaactacaaggccataaaaacaaagaacacaatTTGACTATGAATTGTTTGTAGTATTGTGAAGAGACACCGTTTATAGTAAGTGGGctgaacaaatacaaacactgacacaggtCTTTAATTACACTCTTTGTACAGAGGGAATCTGCCAAGAGGAATTAGACAAACCGCCCAAATCCATGTGTGCAAAGCTTGTACAAACTCGGAGCTGTAATTGCTTCCAAAGGGGTTTCAACTGAGAACTGAGCTAAAGGCCTGGACACTATTTATAGATGAACTGTTTCAGGTTTTGGAAAAATCTTTATGACATGTTGTCAATTTGTCATTGTGGCTCATTGAGTATAgaatgatggacagatgaatttcatccattttaaataaaactaatgTGAAGgtgtctgaatactttctgaatACACTGCCACTGTGGCTTCCCTTCCCTATTTTAGCTTTTATTGGAGAAATGTGAAGCACCAGAGTCAACAATGATTTAAAGAAAATCATCTACTGCAATATCTACAACCTTCTGATGACATGTTGCTTTGACtttgtcagacacacactgcaatgCTGATAATTTCAAGTATGTGAGAACTGTATGAGCTGTATGTGGGAGGGCAAATAATCGAGTGAGAGGCTCTGGAATTTCTCTGGCCAGTCCCCCAGTGACCACACTGGAGAATGTCCGAATGAGCTCATGTCCGCTGGATtgggtgagagtgtgtgtgttgatgatgtttctaacacatgatagatggaaaacaacaacaaaaaaatcaaaacatatATCTTAGGGATGAAAAAGTGGTgccacacacacgtagaagaaagaaaaaatgaagtCTACTTGTATAAACTACGACATTCAAGAGATTTATGTGATAAGGTCCAATGTTAGTGTCGATGTGTTGCCTCATGTATGCTGCACAACCGCTCAACTCGATGTCTTGAACGTGTCTGActagagaatctcctgctgctttgtttaTATGTGAAAGGTAAACTCTGGAGACAGTCCTGACTCAATTGTGTGAACTCTATATATCTCAGGTCTAGGTGCAGATTTACAGTTTGAACTCCACAAACTAAATCTAATGTACTTATCAGATGTTAAGTAATATTTGCACCATGTAGGTACGTGTTGAAACTGCTGTGTAGCTTAAGCAACCAACTTAATATCTGCTATATTTAGACTGTAGCAAAGGATAATGTAACCAAATGCAGGTTAGTAATAAAATATCTATATGATAGTTAGGCAAATGTTCTCACGATTCCGGGTctctctactcctcctcctctattccccctccctcctcctttctctttcttctcaccCCTCTTTTCGGCTCACCtcaaccggtcgaggcagatggcctcCCACATTGGCTCTGGTTCTacaggtttcttccagttactGAGGgtatttttttctccacagtccCCAAAGTATTTTCATATTGTTGCAACGCTTGGGTTTCTCTATGATTTTTCAGGTAAGGACCTTACTATGTAAAATGCCTTGAGATAATTTATGTTAGGATTGGGCACTTTAAATTGAACACAAATCACATTGAATTGAATCAAACTAATGATATCAAGTCCTATTTCACTAAATTATAATTAGGCTGAATTATTTTTGGTTAAACAACATTATTTTTCATGTAGGaagagataaagaaaacaaagaaatggcTGTCATGTGTAATATATGACACAGTCTCCTACCAACACAGTCATTAACCAAAGCTGATTGATTTAGATTGGACTGCGTTATAGATGTTTCCTAGCAACAGATTCTGGCATTTATAAAAGATTCAGTGGTTAAGATATTTCTTAGGTCTGATGGTAAAACATGAATTAGTAAACGATTGGTCAAAGTGGTGGATCTAGATTCAGGCCTCACCATACTCCTCAGGAATCATGATTCCAAACAGTCCCAGCTCCTTCAGCCCATCCAACGTCTCCTGAGGGATTTTAGCTTCGTGGTCAATCTTAGCTGAGTCAACTTAAAGCACAAAAGACAAGTCTGTCAGATTCCAACTCATTTGTATTAATGCTGTATGCTGCTAATCGCATAtgcagtttatatttaaatttttcacttaCCTTGCTCGCTGAAGAACCTTTCCACTGGTGCAACGAACTGTTTGAGCTCCTCCAGTTCTTCATTTCCAATCTCGGGATAAGGGAAGACCTCggactggaggaggagcagactgTTTTAGCATCTAACAgcatcagacagaaaacacaagtaaaaatgCCTTCCCCTGCAGATACAATATCCAGTTTAATAAgccaaaagaaaaatcaagtgaGAGAAAATGAGGTTCTTGAATTTTCACTGAATTCAGCAGACAAAGATCACGTTGATCAATGGGCTCCTTTCCTGTATTTTAAACATATCATGTTAAAGTAAGTAAGTCTGATAATTCAAGATTAATAgatttgtcaaataaatgtaacttCTGTAACTCAGATTTTACATTCAGATTATCATTTTCATCGTTCACTTCGAAACAGCTCAGGCAGGTTTACATCTTTTCTGATTGTGTCGCCTGCTGAGCTGCTCACAGTGTCCCAGGCTGTGAAGTACGACTGAGTGAAAAGCAGATCAAGTTCACAgaccagaatcagaatcagaatcagactATAACTTTTCTCATCATGTGCTTTGCAGTAAGAAATACACAGCTGAGGTTCAACACTTTTCTTCCTGGGAACAatactttttctcttttttttttaacacaaaatgAAAGTTGTCCTTTGGTGTCACAGGCAACATATTATTcttatttcataaaataaattgtgttcTTCTAATGattcaaatatttatgttccaaataacataaagcagaccCTCCTACATCACTACAATGGAAGAAAGAAACAACTTGGAatagacaaaaatgaaaataactcATGTTAAGTGCAATATGATAATGTATCTTTTGTAAGctacaaataaaatttaattaagGAGGATGTGGGTGTTGTTTCAGTTGGTGAaggataaaatataaattaaaataaagggACATTATATAGTATTGATATGTTTTCataattatatttacatatgaTGTAATACAAATAAtggaattgttgtttttatcattaGTGTGATTTTATGttaagtatatttatttattcattttttacatatttaatttcagtttatCAGATATAAAGGTAGTGATGTTGAGCTTGTTTGTTGGAACCGTGAattcatgtgtgttgtgtttaggCTTGGATAATAAATTggtttttgctttgtttttggtGGTATATAGTTTATAAATTGGGTCAATGTACATAAAGTAGATTGAATATTGAGCTTGATGTGAAATCTTCTGAATTCTCCTTACTAAGAGCAGTGTGGTCCTAAATAAAGACAAGGACTTGTGTTGCTCTGCGAAGTGTTTTCATGGGGACATGGGCTGAGGTCATATTCCTCTGTGCACCAATCAGGACTCAGCAGCTCCTCAAACCAGTTGTTAGCTGACGTTGCCGGTCAAACCTGATGGAGGAGACTGGCCTCATTTGTGAGTGTAAATCACATAAGAAACTGTCTCACAACTTGTGTTTCTAACTTTGGTTCTGGATTATTTATGATGAATGCTGACTGATACAGAGGCACACTGGAGAAGTCATGTTTCAATGAGCTCTAGTTAATGGTTAAAAGGCTTGTATTtatttctagtcttgatgatgcTCTTAACAGTACAGTTTGTATTTGTTAGAGATGAAACATGAAGACATGGCCTCTTCTCCTTGTTAGCGGCTGTGATTGAATACAACTGGAAACAGTCTGAAACTcaagactgtatatataagggGTGTTACAGTACAAATTTATAAGTACGGGTCTTTCGGTGCGGCAGTGTGAACCAATTGGATggatattatacatttttcattctaGAGAATATTTATCTAGATCTACTTTTGTAAATGTAGATTTTATGAGTAGGTGGCAGCCAGTTGCAGAAGTTCGCCACAGACTTTAAGAATGACAGTGACAGTCTGTTCTGTAAACTAGggcttcatttaaaaaaggagaaaaaagaaacaggataATGTTAATTCttgtatttgagtgtgtgtataaatgtataaatacacacacacaaacacatatattaATCCAAAGTATGATTGTGTGAAAAGCTCCAAATTAGCAAATATAATATTTGTCATAAATGTAAACAATAATACCACGATAAAtacatagaataaaatagaaaaacaactgGACAATAACTGGACATGTCAAAGTATTTTCCGTGGTGTCATAATCCCCCCAGGGGTCATGTGGAGACAGAGtccttgtttcttttatttagtcTTTGGTTTCAAACTACCAACCTGAACCCTCTGAGCTGAAGTCTGAAATGAAAGGTGTCTCACCTTGTTGACCTGACCCAGGAACAGATCTTTCGCATAAGCCAGTTTTCTGCAGTGAGTCCTGATCAacctctgctgctccacctgcacCACTGCCTTCCCAGCATGCCTTGCGTTGCCGGCGAGCAGCCGCCGGCCGACATgaagagatttaaaaacaatgttGACACTCATCTTTCTTCAGAAAGTCTACAGCTGCAGGCCCATGCAAACATCACAGACCAGCTCAGGACAGGAACCTTTCACCCACTTCGGTCGCGTACTGATGACGTAGGCAGAGTGTTAGGTAAGACGTTCAATGACCCTCGTAAACGGTGGATTTCCCTGTAAAGAAGCTGAGCAGCTTTTATGGACAACATGATGAAGTTATAACActgacagagatgaaaagaTGTCCTTAACTAAAACTCATCCATCTTAATGTTGAACTTGACTCATCCTTCCCTGCACAATGTGAATCTGTGGGGTGTTTAATCCTCGT
This region includes:
- the acad9 gene encoding complex I assembly factor ACAD9, mitochondrial, whose protein sequence is MSVNIVFKSLHVGRRLLAGNARHAGKAVVQVEQQRLIRTHCRKLAYAKDLFLGQVNKSEVFPYPEIGNEELEELKQFVAPVERFFSEQVDSAKIDHEAKIPQETLDGLKELGLFGIMIPEEYGGLGLSNTMYARLAEITSLDGSIAVTLAAHQAIGLKGILIAGTEAQKQKYLPTLATGENVAAFCLTEPGSGSDAASIQTRATLSEDGKHYLINGSKIWISNGGMAEIMTVFARTEVTVDGVKKDKISAFIVERAFGGITSGKPEDKLGIRGSNTCEVSFDNVPVPIENVIGEIGGGFKIAMNILNSGRFSMGSSSAGMIKKLIELSSEYAATRKQFNKSLSDFGMIQEKFALMALNAFVMESMAYLTAGMMDRPGLPDCSIEAAMVKVFSSEGGWICVSEALQVLGGLGYTKNYPYERYVRDCRILPIFEGTNEILRMYIALTGMQYAGKIMTGKIKEMKKGNIGLALGMVGKKLRMSFGSSVDLGLTGKDGVVHPSMAESGQKLEQNVSLFGSTVEGLLYRYGKTIVDEQLILKRVADVLINLYAMTAVLSRASRSISIGLRNHDHEVLLANTFCSDAFFKNNYMMAQLQKHSPENNDANIKKIAKEVLDNRGYICAHPLERTF